One genomic region from Flagellimonas oceani encodes:
- a CDS encoding AAA family ATPase yields MSDVDAVENLVKKHQELKKEIAKVIVGQQEVIEQILLSIYTGGHSLLIGVPGLAKTLMVNTIAQTLGLDFKRIQFTPDLMPSDILGSEVLDQNRNFKFIKGPVFGNIILADEINRTPPKTQAALLEAMQERAVTIAGQQYKLSLPYFVLATQNPIEQEGTYPLPEAQLDRFMFAIELKYPSIEEEIQVVKSTTTDDEVRINTLFNADEIIAVQHLVRRIPVPDNVVDYAVRLVNRTRPGQEDASEYVKTYIDWGAGPRASQNLILAAKAHAAVHGKFSPDIEDVKAVSLGILRHRILKNYKAEAEGITEEKIITELL; encoded by the coding sequence ATGTCGGATGTAGATGCGGTAGAAAACCTGGTAAAAAAGCACCAAGAACTTAAAAAGGAAATTGCCAAGGTCATTGTAGGCCAACAAGAGGTAATCGAGCAAATACTCCTATCCATTTATACAGGTGGGCATTCCTTGCTTATCGGTGTGCCCGGTTTGGCGAAAACCCTCATGGTAAATACCATTGCCCAAACCTTGGGATTGGATTTTAAACGAATCCAGTTTACCCCCGATTTAATGCCCAGTGATATTTTGGGAAGCGAGGTGCTGGATCAAAACCGTAATTTCAAATTTATCAAGGGACCGGTTTTTGGCAACATTATACTTGCGGACGAAATCAATAGAACACCTCCAAAAACGCAGGCCGCCTTGCTGGAGGCCATGCAGGAAAGGGCCGTGACCATTGCGGGGCAACAGTACAAGCTAAGCCTGCCCTATTTTGTTCTGGCTACCCAAAACCCCATAGAGCAGGAGGGAACCTATCCGTTGCCAGAAGCCCAATTGGACCGTTTTATGTTTGCCATAGAGCTCAAATACCCTTCCATCGAAGAGGAAATACAAGTGGTGAAATCCACCACAACCGATGATGAGGTCCGGATAAACACACTTTTCAATGCGGACGAGATCATAGCTGTGCAACACTTGGTCAGACGCATACCCGTGCCGGACAACGTTGTTGACTATGCCGTAAGGTTGGTCAATAGAACAAGACCGGGCCAAGAAGATGCCTCCGAATACGTTAAGACCTACATTGATTGGGGAGCTGGGCCAAGGGCTTCGCAGAACTTGATTTTGGCCGCAAAGGCCCATGCTGCCGTCCATGGTAAGTTCTCCCCCGACATCGAAGATGTGAAGGCCGTAAGCCTTGGAATCCTTCGCCACAGGATCTTAAAAAACTACAAAGCGGAAGCTGAAGGCATTACCGAAGAAAAGATTATCACGGAATTGTTGTAA
- a CDS encoding aconitate hydratase — protein MAFDIDMIKGVYASIGERVEKARELVGKPLTLSEKILYSHLWDGKPEKAFVRGKDYVDFAPDRIACQDATAQMALLQFMQAGKDKVAVPTTVHCDHLILAKQGAAADLKHANETSKEVFDFLGSVSNKYGIGFWKPGAGIIHQVVLENYAFPGGMMIGTDSHTVNAGGLGMVAIGVGGADAVDVMAGMAWELKFPKLIGVKLTGKLSGWTAPKDVILKVAEILTVKGGTGAIVEYFGPGATSMSCTGKGTICNMGAEIGATTSTFGYDESMERYLRATDRSDVADEANKVKEHLTADPEVYANPEQYFDQVIEINLSELMPLLNGPFTPDLATEVGTMREKAEKNDWPLAVEWGLIGSCTNSSYEDLSRASSIAQQALDKKLKTKAEFGINPGSEQVRYTTERDGILEIFEKLDAKIFTNACGPCIGQWGRYEDPKNAPKNSIVHSFNRNFAKRADGNPNTHAFVASPEMTAAIAIAGRLDFNPLTDKLINEDGEEVMLDEPTGWELPPKGFEVKENGYEEPREDGSGVEVIVAEGSERLQLLQPFEPIKASDLQGMKLLIKAFGKCTTDHISMAGPWLRFRGHLDNIANNTLIGAVNAFNQKTNLVKSQLTGEYGGVPDTQREYKKKGIMTVVVGDHNYGEGSSREHAAMQPRHLGVAVVLVKSFARIHETNLKKQGMLALTFAKESDYDLIQEDDTFNIVDAAEFAPDKPLTIEVVHADGSKDTIMANHSYNDAQIKWFNEGSALNLIKKQNA, from the coding sequence ATGGCATTTGATATAGACATGATTAAGGGTGTGTACGCTTCCATAGGGGAACGCGTAGAAAAAGCCCGTGAGTTGGTGGGCAAGCCCCTGACACTTTCCGAAAAAATCCTATACTCTCACCTTTGGGACGGTAAACCTGAAAAGGCCTTTGTAAGAGGCAAGGATTACGTTGATTTCGCCCCAGATAGAATTGCTTGTCAAGATGCGACCGCCCAGATGGCCTTGCTTCAATTTATGCAAGCAGGTAAGGACAAGGTCGCAGTGCCTACAACAGTTCACTGTGATCACTTGATCTTGGCCAAACAAGGTGCGGCGGCAGATTTAAAACATGCCAACGAAACCAGTAAGGAGGTCTTTGACTTTTTGGGATCTGTATCGAACAAATATGGCATCGGTTTCTGGAAACCCGGTGCAGGTATCATTCATCAAGTAGTTTTGGAAAATTATGCATTTCCGGGCGGTATGATGATCGGTACCGATTCCCACACTGTGAACGCAGGTGGTTTGGGTATGGTGGCCATAGGTGTTGGTGGAGCAGATGCAGTGGATGTAATGGCCGGAATGGCCTGGGAGCTTAAATTCCCCAAATTGATCGGTGTAAAATTGACCGGAAAACTTTCTGGTTGGACCGCCCCTAAAGATGTGATCTTAAAAGTGGCCGAGATTCTTACCGTAAAAGGTGGAACAGGAGCCATTGTAGAATATTTTGGCCCAGGCGCAACTTCCATGTCCTGTACGGGTAAGGGAACCATTTGTAACATGGGGGCCGAGATCGGTGCGACCACATCTACTTTTGGTTATGACGAATCCATGGAGCGCTACCTAAGAGCTACCGACAGATCTGATGTGGCCGACGAAGCCAATAAAGTAAAAGAACATTTGACCGCTGATCCAGAGGTCTATGCCAACCCAGAGCAATATTTCGACCAAGTGATCGAAATCAACCTATCCGAATTGATGCCGTTGTTGAACGGTCCGTTTACACCCGATTTGGCAACCGAAGTAGGTACCATGAGGGAAAAAGCAGAAAAGAACGACTGGCCTTTGGCCGTTGAGTGGGGGTTGATAGGTTCCTGTACCAACTCTTCCTATGAAGACTTGTCAAGAGCATCATCCATTGCACAACAAGCTCTGGACAAAAAATTGAAGACAAAGGCCGAATTTGGTATCAATCCAGGTTCGGAACAAGTAAGATACACTACCGAGCGTGATGGTATCCTTGAGATATTCGAGAAATTGGATGCCAAGATCTTCACCAATGCCTGCGGACCATGTATCGGTCAGTGGGGACGTTACGAAGACCCAAAGAACGCTCCAAAGAACAGTATCGTGCACTCTTTCAACCGTAACTTTGCAAAGCGTGCGGATGGAAACCCAAATACACACGCATTCGTGGCATCGCCAGAAATGACCGCTGCCATAGCCATTGCGGGTCGTTTGGACTTTAACCCATTGACGGATAAGTTGATCAACGAGGATGGCGAAGAAGTAATGTTGGACGAGCCAACAGGATGGGAATTGCCACCAAAAGGTTTTGAAGTCAAAGAAAACGGTTACGAAGAGCCTCGTGAAGATGGAAGCGGAGTAGAAGTAATCGTTGCCGAAGGCTCCGAGCGTTTACAGTTATTGCAACCTTTCGAGCCCATCAAGGCGAGTGACCTTCAAGGAATGAAACTGTTGATCAAGGCGTTCGGAAAATGTACCACCGATCATATTTCCATGGCGGGACCATGGTTGCGTTTTAGGGGTCATTTGGACAATATTGCCAACAATACCCTTATCGGTGCGGTCAATGCCTTCAACCAAAAGACCAATTTGGTGAAAAGCCAATTGACGGGTGAGTACGGAGGAGTTCCGGATACGCAACGTGAATACAAGAAAAAAGGAATTATGACCGTTGTTGTAGGCGACCATAATTACGGAGAAGGTTCTTCCCGTGAGCATGCCGCCATGCAGCCAAGACATTTGGGCGTTGCCGTGGTATTGGTAAAGTCTTTCGCAAGGATCCACGAGACCAACTTGAAGAAACAAGGTATGTTGGCCCTGACCTTTGCCAAGGAATCAGATTACGATTTGATTCAAGAGGATGATACCTTCAACATTGTGGATGCGGCCGAGTTTGCACCGGACAAACCTTTGACCATTGAGGTGGTGCATGCCGATGGAAGCAAAGATACCATCATGGCGAACCATTCCTACAACGATGCGCAGATCAAGTGGTTCAATGAAGGCTCTGCCCTGAACTTGATCAAAAAACAAAATGCTTAA
- a CDS encoding TlpA family protein disulfide reductase, whose product MKISKKTILNIALILFILSFFVTPIGHYGKIGLNRIFSFPPSVIEKAEQQRITDYDWRLKDEEWDFFNFEKSKGNVVFINLWASWRLPSEAELASIQKLYDLYKGKMDFYIITNEEREPVEAFMEEHEFTFPVTYLIIGEKAPIDADKVPASYIIDKSGNIVISEEGISDWSTDKIYTLLDELIAE is encoded by the coding sequence ATGAAAATCAGTAAAAAGACTATTCTCAATATTGCATTGATTTTGTTCATACTGTCTTTTTTTGTGACCCCGATCGGGCATTACGGAAAAATAGGGTTGAACAGGATTTTTTCATTTCCCCCTTCGGTAATCGAAAAGGCGGAGCAACAGCGGATTACCGACTACGACTGGCGTTTGAAAGATGAGGAATGGGACTTTTTCAATTTTGAAAAATCGAAGGGCAATGTTGTCTTTATCAATCTATGGGCATCATGGCGTTTGCCCTCTGAGGCAGAACTGGCAAGTATCCAGAAGCTTTACGATTTGTATAAGGGGAAAATGGATTTCTATATCATCACCAATGAAGAAAGGGAACCTGTTGAGGCCTTTATGGAGGAGCATGAATTTACGTTTCCGGTCACTTATTTGATCATAGGCGAAAAAGCGCCCATTGATGCTGATAAAGTACCTGCCTCATACATAATCGACAAATCCGGTAATATTGTAATCAGTGAAGAGGGAATTTCTGATTGGAGTACAGACAAAATATACACATTGTTGGATGAATTGATCGCAGAATGA
- a CDS encoding TlpA family protein disulfide reductase produces MKVSKEQIINGIWILAVLLVLFTPIGFHVRVWMNKLIATVASPSTVDREEQVVLKDFNWNLIDFNGTPTNLESKKGEVVLINVWATWCPPCVAELPSFMELYSDYKNKVTFAFVANDDKDKVANFLAKKGYELPVYFQASATPPELESGSIPVTYIIDKQGNIVVDKTGAANWNSDKIRELLDRLVSE; encoded by the coding sequence ATGAAGGTTTCCAAGGAACAGATAATCAATGGAATATGGATTTTGGCCGTTTTGCTCGTTCTTTTTACCCCAATAGGGTTTCATGTACGGGTATGGATGAACAAATTGATAGCCACGGTAGCGAGCCCAAGTACTGTTGATAGGGAGGAGCAGGTTGTTTTAAAGGACTTCAACTGGAACTTGATCGATTTTAATGGAACCCCTACAAACCTAGAAAGTAAAAAAGGGGAGGTTGTCCTGATCAATGTTTGGGCCACCTGGTGCCCGCCCTGTGTTGCAGAGCTTCCGAGCTTTATGGAATTGTACTCGGATTATAAAAATAAGGTCACTTTTGCCTTTGTGGCGAATGATGACAAGGATAAAGTTGCAAACTTTCTGGCGAAAAAGGGATATGAACTACCGGTTTACTTTCAAGCATCTGCAACTCCTCCGGAATTGGAAAGTGGTAGTATCCCCGTAACCTATATTATTGATAAGCAAGGAAATATTGTGGTGGACAAAACCGGAGCGGCCAACTGGAATTCCGATAAAATACGGGAGCTGTTGGATAGATTGGTTTCCGAATAA
- a CDS encoding sterol desaturase family protein, with amino-acid sequence MKVALWILIFLATFCFMEFMAWFTHKYVMHGFLWSLHKDHHRKDHDSWFERNDAFFIFYAIVSMSLFYLGSYTSFWYGWPLGFGILAYGIAYFTVHDIFIHQRFKMFRNANNWYARGVRRAHKMHHKHLGKEDGECFGMLVVPFKYFKRK; translated from the coding sequence ATGAAAGTAGCACTTTGGATATTGATTTTTTTGGCAACCTTTTGCTTTATGGAGTTTATGGCATGGTTTACACATAAATACGTAATGCACGGTTTTTTATGGAGCTTGCACAAAGACCACCACAGAAAAGACCATGATTCTTGGTTTGAGCGAAACGATGCCTTTTTTATCTTTTATGCCATTGTGAGCATGTCGCTTTTCTATCTGGGAAGCTACACCTCCTTTTGGTATGGATGGCCGCTTGGTTTTGGCATACTTGCCTATGGCATAGCCTATTTTACGGTACACGACATTTTTATCCACCAACGTTTTAAAATGTTCCGAAACGCCAATAATTGGTATGCCCGGGGTGTCCGCAGGGCCCACAAAATGCATCATAAACATTTGGGCAAGGAAGATGGGGAATGCTTCGGAATGTTGGTTGTCCCCTTTAAATATTTTAAAAGAAAATAA
- a CDS encoding phytoene/squalene synthase family protein, with product MKTIFDNVSYSCSKVVTQSYSTSFSLATKMLAPSIRADIYNIYGFVRFADEIVDTFHDYDKAKLFDAFEKDMEQAIADKISLNPILNSFQHTFHQYDIPYHLVESFMKSMRMDLTKKRYETFDEYREYIYGSADVVGLMCLCVFVKGDKEKYEELKESAMALGSAFQKVNFLRDLKADYEDLNRTYFPNTNLLELDETSKKRIVNEIKADFALGYSGIVKLPEQAKFGVYTAYKYYKKLLEKLQSTPPLEIKNTRIRVPNYQKFGLLAQSYVNYKLQLVQ from the coding sequence ATGAAAACTATTTTTGACAATGTTTCCTACAGCTGTAGCAAGGTCGTGACCCAGTCCTACAGCACTTCTTTTTCGTTGGCCACCAAAATGTTGGCGCCGTCCATTAGAGCGGATATTTACAATATTTACGGTTTTGTAAGGTTTGCCGATGAAATTGTGGACACTTTTCACGATTACGACAAAGCAAAATTGTTCGATGCCTTTGAAAAGGATATGGAACAGGCCATTGCCGACAAAATTAGCTTGAACCCTATTTTGAATTCCTTTCAGCACACCTTTCATCAATATGATATTCCCTATCACTTAGTGGAATCCTTTATGAAGAGCATGCGCATGGACCTCACCAAAAAACGTTACGAGACTTTTGATGAATACCGCGAGTATATTTATGGTTCAGCAGACGTTGTTGGCCTAATGTGCCTCTGCGTGTTCGTAAAGGGCGACAAGGAAAAATATGAAGAGTTGAAAGAATCTGCGATGGCGTTGGGCTCCGCTTTTCAAAAAGTAAACTTTTTACGCGACTTAAAAGCGGATTACGAGGACCTGAACAGAACCTATTTCCCCAACACCAATCTGTTGGAGTTGGACGAGACATCCAAAAAACGTATCGTAAACGAGATCAAGGCGGATTTTGCATTGGGTTATTCCGGAATCGTAAAATTGCCCGAACAGGCCAAATTTGGTGTTTACACCGCATACAAATACTATAAAAAACTGCTTGAAAAATTACAGAGCACACCTCCTTTGGAAATAAAGAACACCCGTATTCGGGTACCCAACTACCAAAAATTTGGACTTTTGGCACAATCCTATGTAAATTATAAACTACAATTGGTTCAATGA
- a CDS encoding phytoene desaturase family protein gives MEKVIVVGSGFSSLSASCYLAKAGFEVEIFEKNDTVGGRARQLVKDGFTFDIGPSWYWMPDIFEKFFSDFNKKTSDYYQLDKLDPAYKIFFEDDTITIGDCMEKICAEFERIESGSSKHLKQFIGEAQENYDIAINKVVLRPGLSPLELVTKETVLKVDQFFKTISQQVRKRFKNPKLISTLEFPVLFLGAKPSNTPSFYNFMNFADFGLGTWHPKGGMYEIIKAMKSVAEELGVTIHTNSPATHILVSEGEVLGIRSKETNHLADYVVSGADYHHSETLLDKKYRQYSEQYWDKKTYAPSSLLFYIGFDKKLNNIEHHNLFFDTNFEKHAQEIYDDPQWPSNPLFYANFPSVTDVSMAPEGQETGFFLIPIAPGLEDTPQLREQYFDIVMDRFEKLTRQSVKNSVLFKESFCVNDFIEQYNSYKGNAYGMANTLRQTAFLRPNLKSSKVKNLFFTGQLTVPGPGVPPSLISGKLVADLIIKQVKQ, from the coding sequence ATGGAAAAAGTAATTGTCGTCGGTTCCGGTTTCTCTTCGCTTTCCGCCTCCTGTTATCTCGCCAAAGCCGGGTTTGAGGTAGAAATATTCGAAAAAAACGATACGGTCGGTGGCCGGGCCAGGCAATTGGTGAAAGACGGCTTTACTTTTGATATTGGCCCTAGTTGGTATTGGATGCCCGATATTTTTGAAAAATTTTTTTCCGATTTCAACAAAAAAACTTCGGACTACTACCAACTGGACAAACTCGATCCTGCCTACAAAATTTTTTTTGAGGACGATACCATCACCATTGGCGATTGCATGGAAAAAATATGTGCCGAGTTCGAGCGCATAGAATCGGGAAGCAGTAAACATCTCAAACAATTTATAGGCGAGGCCCAAGAAAATTATGATATCGCCATCAACAAAGTGGTGCTACGACCCGGGCTTTCACCGCTGGAGCTGGTGACCAAGGAAACTGTGTTGAAAGTAGATCAGTTTTTCAAAACAATCAGTCAGCAGGTCCGTAAACGGTTCAAAAACCCTAAATTAATATCAACGTTGGAGTTCCCCGTGCTTTTCTTGGGCGCCAAACCGAGCAATACACCATCATTTTACAACTTTATGAACTTCGCCGATTTTGGTCTGGGCACATGGCATCCGAAGGGAGGCATGTACGAAATTATAAAGGCCATGAAAAGTGTAGCGGAAGAATTGGGGGTTACCATACACACCAATAGTCCGGCCACCCATATTTTGGTGTCCGAAGGTGAGGTATTGGGAATTCGGAGCAAAGAAACCAACCATTTAGCGGATTATGTGGTAAGTGGGGCGGACTATCACCATTCTGAAACTTTGCTCGATAAAAAATACAGACAATACTCCGAACAGTACTGGGACAAAAAAACCTACGCACCCTCCTCGCTGTTGTTCTATATTGGTTTTGATAAAAAATTGAACAACATTGAGCACCATAACCTTTTCTTCGATACCAATTTTGAAAAGCACGCCCAAGAAATCTATGACGATCCACAATGGCCCAGCAACCCATTGTTCTATGCCAATTTTCCTTCCGTAACGGATGTATCCATGGCGCCAGAAGGTCAAGAAACGGGTTTTTTTCTCATCCCCATAGCCCCGGGCCTTGAGGATACACCCCAATTACGGGAACAGTATTTTGATATTGTGATGGACCGATTTGAAAAACTAACCCGTCAATCTGTAAAAAATTCAGTACTTTTTAAGGAAAGTTTTTGCGTGAACGATTTTATTGAGCAATATAATTCGTACAAGGGCAATGCTTACGGTATGGCAAACACGTTGCGCCAGACCGCTTTTTTACGACCTAACCTCAAAAGTAGCAAGGTAAAAAACTTGTTCTTTACCGGTCAGTTGACCGTACCCGGTCCAGGGGTCCCACCATCCTTGATATCCGGTAAACTGGTGGCTGATTTAATCATTAAACAAGTAAAACAATGA
- a CDS encoding MerR family transcriptional regulator: MNNVKTSFSIRDMENLSGIKAHTIRIWEKRYNLFSPERTDTNIRTYNLESLQKLLNVTLLYNNGYKISKIAKLGNEKIPVLVNEIISEKSEKSHALNSLKLSMLNFDQALFLRTYNELMEGKSFTQIFNEVFIPLLNELGLLWQTNTISPAHEHFISNLIKQKIYIHTEQLQFEAPTNKDEVYVLFLPENEIHELGLLYINYQLALKGYKTIYLGQTMPIESLEDLLKYYSNIRFVSYFTVSPTKDEIENYFERFREVLKKSAGSKLYVLGHQIQEIGEEQLLGSIKIFKNINQLIDSL; the protein is encoded by the coding sequence ATGAACAACGTAAAAACATCTTTTAGTATTCGTGATATGGAAAACCTTTCCGGTATCAAGGCCCATACCATCCGAATTTGGGAAAAAAGATATAATTTGTTCAGTCCAGAAAGAACAGACACCAATATACGCACTTACAACCTTGAAAGCCTGCAAAAGCTGTTAAACGTTACGCTACTTTACAACAATGGATATAAAATTTCCAAAATTGCAAAGTTGGGCAACGAAAAAATTCCCGTATTGGTCAACGAGATCATCTCCGAAAAGAGTGAAAAGAGCCATGCACTCAATTCGTTAAAGCTCTCCATGCTCAATTTTGACCAAGCACTGTTCCTTAGAACGTACAACGAATTGATGGAGGGCAAATCGTTCACACAAATTTTCAACGAGGTTTTCATCCCGCTTTTGAACGAACTTGGTCTATTGTGGCAAACCAATACCATAAGTCCTGCCCACGAGCATTTTATATCAAACCTGATCAAGCAAAAAATTTACATCCATACCGAACAGCTACAATTCGAGGCCCCTACCAACAAAGATGAGGTCTACGTACTTTTCTTGCCAGAGAACGAGATACACGAATTGGGTTTGTTGTACATCAATTATCAATTGGCGCTTAAAGGCTACAAAACCATCTATTTGGGCCAGACCATGCCCATTGAGAGCTTGGAAGACCTGTTGAAGTATTACAGCAACATAAGGTTTGTCTCCTATTTTACGGTATCGCCCACCAAAGATGAAATCGAGAATTATTTTGAACGCTTTCGGGAGGTCCTAAAAAAATCCGCCGGCTCCAAGCTTTATGTTCTGGGCCATCAAATACAGGAAATCGGGGAAGAGCAACTGCTGGGCTCCATCAAAATATTCAAAAACATTAACCAACTGATAGATTCACTTTGA
- a CDS encoding alanine/glycine:cation symporter family protein produces MVNLLYDNTLAIFSLLHTGTTSNQGLDEKINDAFMPFAVWWENLILAEIPMFGQGIPLILIILIGGALFFTIYFGFVNVRHFPTAIQVVRGKYDELEKNPPKSKPQVYEVDGDLVDTIKDEGHLGEVNHFQALATAVSGTVGLGNIAMVAVAISIGGPGATFWMILAGLLGMSTKFVECTLGVKYRDIDKEGNVFGGPMYYLSKGIAQKGFSKLGKILAGLFAILCVGASFGGGNAFQSNQAAAQIIERFGLTGNATGSIIGAVFAILAGIVIIGGIKRIAKVTEKVVPFMAVLYVGAALFIIFSKIEWVDDAFALIFKSAFTPEATVSGGFVGVMIQGFRRAAFSNEAGAGSAAIAHSAVNTGYPASEGLVGLLEPFIDTVLVCTMTAIVIILFNMDGVFAYGNVIEGQALLNDGSRLGGVNITSMAFESSINGSSWILMLAVCLFAFSTILSWSYYGLQAWKYLFGRSRVMDLTYKIVYLMFTVLGAAITLDAVIKFSDAMILALVFPNMIGLLILFPYVKKEFINYKELIFKKQN; encoded by the coding sequence ATGGTCAATCTACTTTACGACAACACTTTAGCTATTTTCTCACTGTTACATACAGGAACAACATCCAACCAAGGACTGGATGAAAAAATCAATGACGCCTTTATGCCATTTGCTGTTTGGTGGGAGAATTTGATTTTGGCGGAAATTCCGATGTTCGGTCAAGGAATTCCTTTGATCCTTATCATCCTAATTGGGGGTGCGCTGTTCTTCACCATTTATTTTGGGTTCGTCAACGTCCGTCATTTCCCTACCGCCATACAAGTGGTAAGGGGAAAATATGACGAACTCGAAAAAAACCCACCTAAGTCAAAACCACAGGTTTATGAGGTTGACGGTGATTTGGTGGATACCATAAAAGATGAGGGACACCTGGGGGAAGTCAACCACTTTCAGGCATTGGCCACGGCCGTTTCCGGCACCGTGGGACTTGGCAATATAGCCATGGTAGCCGTGGCCATTTCCATCGGAGGCCCGGGAGCTACATTCTGGATGATACTTGCCGGCCTGCTCGGTATGTCCACAAAGTTTGTAGAGTGTACCCTTGGCGTTAAATACCGCGATATTGACAAGGAAGGAAATGTGTTTGGAGGGCCAATGTACTACCTCTCCAAAGGAATTGCCCAAAAGGGATTTTCCAAATTGGGCAAGATTTTGGCAGGGTTGTTCGCCATACTTTGTGTGGGGGCATCATTCGGCGGAGGGAATGCCTTTCAAAGCAATCAAGCTGCCGCACAGATCATAGAGCGTTTTGGTCTAACGGGAAATGCCACAGGCAGTATTATCGGGGCTGTCTTCGCCATTTTGGCCGGAATCGTCATTATTGGCGGTATCAAAAGAATTGCCAAGGTTACCGAAAAAGTGGTTCCCTTTATGGCCGTACTGTATGTGGGCGCCGCGCTTTTCATTATTTTTTCAAAAATTGAATGGGTCGATGATGCTTTCGCTTTGATATTTAAAAGTGCCTTTACACCCGAAGCGACCGTATCCGGGGGTTTTGTCGGTGTTATGATTCAGGGGTTCCGAAGGGCTGCATTTTCCAACGAGGCAGGGGCCGGGTCTGCGGCCATTGCACATTCTGCTGTCAACACAGGGTACCCGGCATCGGAAGGTTTGGTGGGACTCCTCGAGCCCTTTATAGACACCGTTCTAGTGTGCACCATGACGGCCATTGTCATTATTCTGTTCAATATGGATGGTGTCTTTGCCTACGGAAATGTTATCGAAGGACAAGCCTTGCTCAACGATGGTAGCAGATTGGGCGGGGTCAACATTACTTCAATGGCATTTGAAAGCTCCATAAACGGTTCTTCGTGGATTTTGATGCTGGCCGTATGCCTTTTTGCCTTCAGTACCATCTTATCATGGTCCTATTATGGATTACAGGCCTGGAAATATTTGTTTGGCAGAAGCAGGGTCATGGACCTTACATACAAGATCGTTTATTTGATGTTCACTGTTTTGGGGGCCGCCATTACTTTGGATGCCGTCATCAAATTTTCCGATGCCATGATATTGGCCTTGGTCTTTCCCAATATGATAGGCCTTCTTATCCTGTTTCCCTATGTAAAAAAAGAATTCATCAACTATAAGGAATTGATTTTCAAAAAACAGAACTGA